In one Choloepus didactylus isolate mChoDid1 chromosome 1, mChoDid1.pri, whole genome shotgun sequence genomic region, the following are encoded:
- the TRIM59 gene encoding tripartite motif-containing protein 59 isoform X2, with the protein MHNFEDELTCPICYSIFEDPRVLPCSHTFCRNCLENVLHASGNFYIWRPLRIPLKCPNCRSIIEIAPTGIESLPVNFALRAIIEKYQQEDHPDIVTCPEHNRQPLNVFCLLDKKLVCGHCLTIGQHHGHPIDDLQSAYLKEKDTPQKLLEQLTDTHWTDLSCLVEKLEEQKSHSEKMVQGDKEVVLHYFKELSDTLEQKKKIFLTALSDVGNLINQEYVPQIERIKEIREQQLELVTLTTSLQEESPLKFLEKVDDVRQRVQILKQRPLPEVKPVEIYPRVSQILKEEWCRTEIGQIKKVVIPEMKISTKRMSCSWPDKDEKEVEFLKILNIVVVTLISVILILTLFFNQHISFLNEITSVYFSDVSLSVYQSLSNNLHNLKDILCHTLYLLKEFMWKIVSH; encoded by the coding sequence ATGCACAATTTTGAGGAtgagttaacgtgtcccatttgTTACAGTATTTTTGAAGATCCTCGTGTACTACCATGTTCTCATACATTTTGTAGAAATTGTTTGGAAAATGTTCTTCACGCATCTGGTAACTTTTATATATGGAGACCTTTACGAATTCCATTGAAGTGCCCAAATTGCCGAAGTATTATTGAAATTGCTCCAACTGGTATCGAATCTTTACCTGTTAATTTTGCATTAAGAGCAATTATTGAAAAGTACCAGCAAGAAGACCATCCAGATATTGTCACCTGCCCTGAACATAATAGGCAACCATTAAATGTTTTTTGTCTACTAGATAAAAAATTAGTTTGTGGTCATTGCCTTACTATAGGTCAACATCATGGTCATCCTATAGATGACCTGCAAAGTGCCtatctgaaagaaaaggacactccTCAAAAATTGCTTGAACAGTTAACTGACACACATTGGACAGATCTTAGTTGTCTTGttgaaaaactggaagaacaaaAATCTCATTCTGAGAAGATGGTTCAAGGTGATAAAGAAGTTGTTCTCCATTATTTTAAGGAGCTTAGTGATACAttagaacagaagaaaaaaattttcctgaCTGCCCTAAGTGATGTTGGAAATCTGATTAATCAAGAATATGTTCCACAaattgaaagaattaaagaaataagAGAGCAGCAGCTTGAATTAGTGACATTGACCACATCTTTGCAAGAAGAATCTCCacttaaatttcttgaaaaagttGATGATGTCCGCCAGCGTGTGCAGATCTTGAAACAAAGGCCACTTCCTGAGGTTAAACCTGTTGAAATTTACCCTCGTGTAAGCCAAATATTGAAAGAAGAATGGTGCAGAACAGAAATTGGACAAATCAAGAAAGTTGTCAttcctgaaatgaaaatttctacAAAAAGGATGTCATGTTCCTGGCCTGATAAGGATGAAaaagaagttgaatttttaaaaattttaaacattgttGTAGTTACACTAATTTCAGTGATACTGATATTGACACTCTTTTTTAACCAACATATATCCTTTCTAAATGAAATCACTTCAGTATATTTTTCTGACGTGTCTCTATCTGTTTACCAAAGTTTATCTAACAACTTGCATAATTTAAAGGATATACTATGTCACACTTTATATTTGCTAAAGGAATTCATGTGGAAAATAGTTTCTCATTGA